From the Planktothricoides raciborskii GIHE-MW2 genome, the window CCGCCCTGGGTCGGAGTATGTCTGCGGGACTGCTGTTGGTTTCGAGTATGAAGCGTTCAGAATCGCGGGTCAATATTCGGATCAAAGGGGATGGGCCGCTCGGTGGCCTCTTAGTCGATGCCGGTTTAGATGGCACGGTGCGGGGTTACGTGGACAACCCACAGGTGGAACTGCCGCCAAATGCCAAGGGGAAATTGGATGTCGGTGGGGCAGTGGGTCAGGGTTATCTTTATGTGGTGCGAGATGTCGGCTATGGTTATCCCTATTCCAGTACCGTAGAATTGGTGTCCGGGGAAATTGGCGAAGATATTACCCATTATCTCGTCACCTCAGAACAAACTCCCTCGGCGTTGATGTTAGGGGTGTTTGTGGGCGCTGAAGGTGTCACCGCCTCTGGGGGTTTACTGTTACAGATTATGCCTAAAGCCGCTACCGATGAAGCTCTGGTGGAAACTTTAGCGTCGCGGGTTGAAGCTCTCCAAGGTTTTACACCGTTGTTGAAAGCGGGAAAAACTTTGCCGGATATTTTGCACCA encodes:
- the hslO gene encoding Hsp33 family molecular chaperone HslO, whose translation is MADQLIRATAADGGIRAVGVITTRLTEEARKRHQLSYVATAALGRSMSAGLLLVSSMKRSESRVNIRIKGDGPLGGLLVDAGLDGTVRGYVDNPQVELPPNAKGKLDVGGAVGQGYLYVVRDVGYGYPYSSTVELVSGEIGEDITHYLVTSEQTPSALMLGVFVGAEGVTASGGLLLQIMPKAATDEALVETLASRVEALQGFTPLLKAGKTLPDILHQLLGDMGLSILPERQLVRFHCGCSSERMLGALKMLGAAELQDMIEKDDGAEAICHFCNEVYTASAEQLAELIVELRREG